One stretch of Humidesulfovibrio mexicanus DNA includes these proteins:
- a CDS encoding molybdopterin-dependent oxidoreductase, with translation MSEESKTQGMSRRAALGACAALAGGAALGVLGGCANRKGLDGTAPGPYPMAEAENIIHTSCLQCNTQCTLKVKVQDGLVVKIDGNPYSPMTVHPNLPYDTPPAEAVAVDGAICPKGQAGVQTLYDPYRVRKVLKRTGPRGANRWKSIPFDQAIKEICDGGKLFADIGEDREIAGFNSVVALRDAALAKQLAADVGAIRKGEMTVDEFKAKNAAHLGKLLDSDHPDLGPKNNQFVLQGGRISPDRDVITKRFTFGTLGSVNWFGHTTICEQAHHVAFMYSLAQWQEKDDKFSWAKGPNHMKPDYTQSEFVIFWGTGFNEANFGPTPMSPRVSQAITDGKLKIAVIDPRLSKSAAKGWWLPVHPGGNLALALAMIQWIIAGKRYDEAFLRNANKAAAKAGGEKSWSNATWLVNTATGKFLRAADAGVGTANQFVALVNGVPVAVDPSDEKKSVVGDLDVAGSVKGVEVASSFRMLKDAAAAKSFEEYARIAGLEPGEIEKLAREFTAHGKKAAIDFYRGPIKTTYGYYSAQAIILLNFLIGNVDHVGGFMKGGGAWDGSGGKPDQPFPVGKMHPGALAHFGVKLTREASGPYETSTLFKRDGYPAKRPWFPFTDDVYQEIIPAANAGYPYPIKILWLHYGTPALAAPAGHLQIKMLKDTAKFPLFIATDVVIGETSMYADYIFPDLSYLERWSNPLGTSPVVLSQISKFRQPAAAPVPEVVTVDGEEMPISIESVMISVAKRLGLSGFGKDAFGPGQGLNRPEDFHLKMVANLAAGNKAGDEAPEADDAELELLRKARRHLPKAVFDEQKWQAAVGPLWRRVVYLLNRGGRFEKASGAYDEGFAKHAYGNQLNIYVEPVAGGKHSVQGKRLSGVPVYEEMESFDGKPVAFPAEYEFEMITYKDIHGGQSRTSGNYAGHLAIMPENFVFLNELDASRLKLTDGDVVRLESPGFGGSFEIGSGQAPARVEGKLRVTQGLRPGVVSVSWHYGHWAYGARDVEIDGQRIPGEPVRGKGLVTNAASAVDGYLKDVCLTDPIAGDSAFTGSRVKLVKVASSKGPRAPLAGWVPAGWASR, from the coding sequence ATGAGCGAAGAATCCAAGACCCAAGGGATGAGCCGCCGCGCGGCCCTCGGGGCCTGCGCAGCCCTGGCGGGCGGCGCCGCGCTGGGCGTGCTGGGCGGCTGCGCCAACCGCAAGGGGCTGGACGGCACCGCGCCGGGTCCCTACCCCATGGCCGAGGCCGAGAACATCATCCATACCAGCTGCCTGCAGTGCAACACGCAGTGCACGCTGAAGGTCAAGGTCCAGGATGGCCTGGTCGTCAAGATCGACGGCAATCCATACAGCCCGATGACGGTTCACCCGAATCTGCCCTACGATACGCCGCCGGCCGAAGCCGTGGCCGTGGACGGCGCGATCTGCCCCAAGGGCCAGGCCGGCGTCCAGACGCTCTATGACCCCTACCGGGTGCGCAAGGTCCTCAAGCGCACCGGACCGCGCGGCGCGAACAGGTGGAAGTCCATCCCCTTCGACCAGGCCATCAAGGAAATCTGCGACGGCGGCAAGCTCTTCGCCGACATCGGAGAGGACCGCGAAATCGCCGGGTTCAACAGCGTGGTGGCGCTGCGCGACGCCGCGCTGGCCAAGCAGCTCGCGGCCGACGTCGGCGCCATCCGCAAGGGCGAGATGACCGTGGACGAGTTCAAGGCCAAGAACGCCGCCCATCTCGGCAAGCTCCTTGACTCCGACCACCCGGACCTCGGCCCCAAGAACAACCAATTCGTCCTGCAGGGCGGCCGCATCAGCCCGGACCGCGACGTGATCACCAAGCGCTTCACCTTCGGGACGCTGGGCTCGGTCAACTGGTTCGGCCACACGACCATCTGCGAGCAGGCGCACCACGTGGCCTTCATGTATTCCCTGGCGCAGTGGCAGGAGAAGGACGACAAGTTCTCCTGGGCCAAGGGACCCAACCACATGAAGCCGGACTACACCCAGTCCGAGTTCGTCATCTTCTGGGGCACGGGCTTCAACGAGGCCAACTTCGGTCCCACCCCCATGAGCCCGCGCGTGTCCCAGGCCATCACCGACGGCAAGCTCAAAATCGCCGTCATCGACCCGCGCCTCTCCAAGAGCGCGGCCAAGGGCTGGTGGCTTCCCGTGCATCCGGGCGGCAACCTGGCCCTGGCCCTAGCCATGATCCAGTGGATCATCGCCGGCAAGCGCTATGACGAGGCCTTCCTGCGCAACGCCAACAAGGCCGCGGCAAAGGCCGGCGGCGAGAAGAGCTGGTCCAACGCCACTTGGTTGGTGAACACTGCAACGGGCAAGTTCCTGCGCGCCGCCGACGCCGGCGTCGGCACGGCCAACCAGTTCGTGGCCTTGGTCAACGGGGTTCCGGTGGCGGTGGATCCATCGGACGAGAAGAAGTCCGTGGTCGGCGACCTGGACGTGGCCGGCAGCGTGAAGGGAGTTGAGGTCGCGTCGAGCTTCCGAATGCTCAAGGATGCCGCCGCCGCGAAAAGCTTTGAGGAATATGCGCGCATAGCCGGGCTGGAGCCTGGGGAGATCGAGAAGCTCGCGCGGGAGTTCACGGCCCACGGCAAGAAGGCGGCCATCGACTTCTACCGCGGCCCCATCAAGACCACCTACGGCTACTACTCCGCCCAGGCCATCATCCTGCTCAACTTCCTCATCGGCAACGTGGACCATGTCGGCGGGTTCATGAAGGGCGGCGGGGCCTGGGACGGCTCCGGCGGCAAGCCGGACCAGCCTTTCCCCGTGGGCAAGATGCACCCGGGCGCGCTGGCGCATTTTGGCGTCAAGCTCACGCGGGAGGCCTCCGGTCCCTACGAGACCAGCACCCTGTTCAAGCGCGACGGCTATCCGGCAAAGCGGCCCTGGTTCCCCTTCACCGACGACGTGTACCAGGAGATAATCCCGGCGGCCAACGCGGGCTATCCGTACCCCATCAAGATCCTTTGGCTGCACTATGGCACGCCCGCCCTGGCCGCGCCCGCGGGTCATCTGCAGATCAAGATGCTCAAGGACACGGCGAAGTTCCCGCTCTTCATCGCCACCGACGTGGTCATCGGCGAGACGAGCATGTACGCGGACTACATCTTCCCGGACCTGTCCTACCTGGAGCGCTGGTCCAACCCCCTGGGCACGAGCCCGGTGGTCCTCTCGCAGATCAGCAAGTTCCGGCAGCCAGCCGCCGCGCCGGTCCCGGAGGTCGTCACGGTGGACGGCGAGGAGATGCCCATCAGCATCGAGTCGGTCATGATCTCCGTGGCCAAGCGCCTCGGGCTGTCCGGGTTCGGCAAGGACGCCTTCGGTCCCGGCCAGGGCCTGAACCGGCCCGAGGACTTCCACCTGAAGATGGTCGCCAACCTCGCCGCGGGCAACAAGGCCGGCGACGAGGCGCCCGAGGCCGACGACGCGGAGTTGGAGCTGCTGCGCAAGGCCCGCCGCCACCTGCCCAAGGCCGTCTTCGACGAGCAGAAGTGGCAGGCCGCCGTGGGGCCCCTCTGGCGGCGCGTGGTCTACCTGCTCAACCGCGGCGGCCGGTTCGAGAAGGCCTCGGGGGCCTATGACGAGGGCTTCGCCAAGCACGCCTACGGCAACCAACTGAACATCTACGTCGAGCCCGTGGCGGGCGGAAAGCACTCCGTACAGGGCAAGCGGTTGTCCGGCGTGCCGGTGTACGAGGAAATGGAGTCCTTCGACGGCAAGCCGGTGGCGTTTCCGGCGGAGTACGAGTTCGAGATGATCACCTACAAGGACATCCACGGCGGGCAGTCCAGGACCTCCGGCAACTACGCCGGGCACCTGGCGATCATGCCGGAGAACTTCGTCTTCCTGAACGAGCTCGACGCGAGCCGCCTGAAGCTGACTGACGGCGATGTGGTGCGCCTGGAAAGTCCCGGCTTCGGCGGCAGCTTCGAGATCGGCTCCGGCCAGGCCCCGGCCAGGGTCGA
- the nrfD gene encoding NrfD/PsrC family molybdoenzyme membrane anchor subunit — MNASFLENLRHGDRARLLKGLWLLALAVGALGLFQRLFYGDQAAGFGSYVPWGLWVAAYTYFSGLAAGAFLLAAGIRVFNIRALEPIAKLCLFASFITLALGLITIGLDLGHMERALLVLLRPQFHSMMAWMVWLYTAYLILLVLLLRRSLRPGPAGSDDAGKTPGLMLAGIPLVIGFAGGVGALFGTVAAREYWHSSLFPVFFLAGALTSGAALVTALTAWLWPGRDEAWKEMVQLLGRIVLGLVLLECVLEFAEFTIPAWYGVGSGFELVWYVLFGPYWYVFWIFHLGLGVAVPLYLLARRPEPKDVGLAAALVTVMFFAVRLNLVIPGLIVPELRGLEQAYTDPVGGKLSFAYLPSLFEWQILIGVVAVGVALWLAGTKRFPNVFPSPSQSSEVKS, encoded by the coding sequence ATGAACGCCTCGTTCCTTGAAAATCTGCGACACGGCGACCGGGCGCGGCTGCTGAAAGGGCTGTGGCTCCTGGCCTTGGCCGTCGGCGCGCTGGGGCTGTTCCAGCGGCTATTCTACGGCGACCAGGCCGCCGGCTTCGGCAGCTACGTGCCCTGGGGGCTCTGGGTGGCCGCGTACACCTACTTCAGCGGCCTGGCCGCCGGGGCGTTCCTGCTCGCGGCGGGCATCAGGGTCTTCAACATCCGCGCCCTCGAACCCATCGCCAAGCTGTGCCTGTTTGCATCCTTCATCACTCTGGCCCTGGGGCTCATCACCATCGGCCTGGACCTGGGGCACATGGAGCGGGCGTTGCTGGTCCTCCTGCGGCCGCAGTTCCATTCCATGATGGCCTGGATGGTCTGGCTGTACACCGCCTACCTGATCCTGCTCGTACTCCTGCTGCGCCGCAGCCTGCGGCCCGGCCCGGCGGGTAGCGATGACGCCGGCAAGACGCCCGGCCTCATGCTCGCCGGCATCCCGCTGGTCATAGGCTTCGCTGGCGGCGTGGGCGCGCTCTTCGGCACCGTGGCGGCGCGCGAATACTGGCATTCCTCGCTGTTCCCGGTCTTCTTCCTGGCGGGAGCGCTGACCTCCGGCGCGGCGCTCGTGACCGCCCTGACGGCCTGGCTCTGGCCCGGCCGCGACGAGGCCTGGAAGGAGATGGTCCAACTGCTCGGTCGCATCGTCCTGGGCCTCGTGCTGCTGGAGTGCGTGCTGGAGTTCGCCGAGTTCACCATCCCAGCCTGGTACGGCGTGGGCTCCGGCTTCGAGCTGGTGTGGTACGTGCTGTTCGGGCCGTACTGGTATGTGTTCTGGATCTTCCACCTAGGCCTCGGCGTGGCCGTGCCCCTGTACCTGCTGGCCAGGCGGCCCGAGCCCAAGGACGTCGGCTTGGCCGCGGCGCTGGTGACCGTGATGTTCTTCGCCGTGCGCCTGAACCTCGTTATCCCCGGGCTCATCGTGCCCGAGCTGCGCGGCCTGGAGCAGGCCTACACCGACCCGGTGGGCGGCAAGCTCTCCTTCGCCTATTTGCCGAGCCTGTTCGAGTGGCAGATCCTCATCGGCGTCGTCGCCGTGGGCGTCGCCCTGTGGCTTGCGGGGACCAAGCGCTTCCCGAATGTCTTTCCCAGTCCCTCCCAATCCAGCGAGGTGAAGTCATGA